CGGACCGTGCAGGTCGACCACAGTCATGTGCGAGACATCGAACATGCCCGCGTCGCTGCGCACGGCATGATGCTCCTCGATCTGCGAGCCGTAATTGATCGGCATGTCCCAACCGCCGAAATCGACCATGCGTGCGCCATGCGCACGGTGGACGGCATTGAGTACAGTCTTCTCGGTCATGCGGGGATCGCCCTGAGGAAAGCGCGATTATCGCCTGTCGCCGGAATCCAATCCAAGCGCAGCGCAACATAGTCAGCGCGGCGCGATCAGCCGAAACGTGAGATTGATGCGTGGCGCGTCGACCCGACGCATCGCCGGCAGATCGTGCCGGTACAGACGCTGCGTGTCGCCCGCCATGCGCAACAGACTGCCGTGCGGCAGGCGCCACTCGCACGCATCGCCCGGTTGCGATGCCTCGCCGCGTGCCCGACGCCGCCGGAACCGGAAGCGCCGTTCGGCCCCCAGGCTCAACGAGGCGATCAGCGGCTGCGGCCCCAGTTCCGGCTCGTCGTCGCTATGCCAGCCCATCGAGTCATGTCCGTCGCGATACAGGTTCGCCAGCACGCTGTTGAAGCGTGCCCCGCAGGCCTGTTCTATGCGCTGCCGCAGGGCCAGCAGCGACGCCGGCCACGCTCGCGGCTCGAAACGCCGTCCCGAGTAGGTATAGCTGGCACCGGCATCGCCGATCCAGCAGCTGAGACGCGGCGATGCCACTTCACGGCCGAACATTCGCAGGCGATGCGTTTCCCATGGAATATCCGCGCGCAGCTGCTTGAACAGGGCATCGGCCTCGGGCGCAGGCAACCAGTCTGCCGCGAGTGTGACGTCGGCACCGGGAAGGTCGAGCCTGATCCATGAAACGGTGAACTCAAACATGCGACACCGCCATATGCGTCCTCGGCCGACCACTTCGTCGGCATGCCGGGATCACGGAATGGGACGCTACCGGATAAGTGCGCATGCTGACGACGTCACAAGCAAAAGCACGCATCACCATGTGCGCACCCGGAACATGCTGGCGTGGCTTCCGGCGCAGCTTCTGCGCCGGAAGCCCGGGCATCAGCCCTTCGACGCCGGCTCCAGCAGATAGGCCGACAGCTGCTCGACCAGCTGCTCGGTCCGCTGTCCGGACGTATGCAGGTGAACTTCGGGCGTCTCGGGCTGCTCGTACGGCGAGTCGATGCCGGTGAAATTGCTGATCTCGCCCGCCCGCGCCTTGCGGTACAGACCCTTCGGGTCGCGTCGCTCGCACTCTTCCAACGGCGTGTCGACGAAAACCTCGACGAACTCGCCCTTGTCGAACAGCTCGCGGGCGAAGCGACGTTCGCTGCGGAATGGCGAGATGACGCACACCAGCACGATCAGGCCGGCATCGGCCATCAGGTGAGCCACTTCGGCTACGCGCCGCACATTCTCCACGCGCGCCTCGGCGGTGAACCCCAGGTCACGGTTCAGGCCATGGCGCAGGTTGTCGCCGTCCAGCAGGTAGGTGTGGTAGCCGAGCGCATGCAGGCGCCGTTCCAGCAGATTGGCAATAGTGGATTTGCCGGCACCGGACAGGCCGGTGAACCACAGGCAGCGGGGCTGCTGGCCCTTGCTCAGGCCACGCGTCTGCTTGTCGATATCGGTGTGCTGCCAGTGCACGTTGGCCGCACGGTGCAGGGCGAAGTCGAGCATGCCGCAGGCCACGGTGGCATGGGTCTGGCGATCGATCAGGATGAAACCGCCGAGCACGGTGTTGTCGGCGTAGGACTCGAAAGCGATCGCATGGTCCACATCGAGGTTGCAATAGCCGACCTCGTTCAGCTCCAGCCGATGGGCCGCCAGTTCCGCCTGTGTGTTGACGTCCACCTTGTGCTTGATCGCGGTGACCCGGGCATTGACCGTGCGCGTGCCGATCTTCAACCAGTAGCTGCGGTTCGGCAGCAGCGCCGCATCGCCCATCCACAGCACGTGCGCCGCGAACTGATCGGCCTCCGGCGCGGGGTGCGCGGCCGTGGCGATGACATCGCCGCGACTGGCATCGAGCTCGCGATCGAGCGTCAGCGTGACCGCCTGGCCGGCATGCGCCTCGGGCAGGTCGCCGTCGGCAGTCACCACGCGCTCGATCCGTGCGCGCCGGTTGCCCGGCTGCACCACCACTTCGTCACCGGGTGCCACGCGGCCACCGCAGATCGTGCCCGCATAGCCGCGGAACGACTGGTCCGGCCGGCTTACCCATTGCACGGGCAGACGGAAATGGGCCGAGGTGGCCACTTCGGTGTCCGCGGTTTCCAGCGCCTCGAGCAGGGTCGGCCCGTCATACCAGGGCATCTGCGCGGAGCGGCGCCCCACGTTGTCACCAAGCAGGGCCGACACCGGCATGGCGACGACCGACTGGATGCCCAGACTGCTGGCCAGCCCGCGGTACTCGTCCACGATGGCCGAGAAGACCGACGGGTCGTAACCCATCAGGTCCATCTTGTTGACCGCCAGCACCACCTGGCGGATACCGAGCAGCGCACATATATATGTGTGTCGACGGGTCTGGGTCAGCACCCCCTTGCGTGCGTCGATCAGCACCACGGCCAGCTCGGCCGTGGATGCGCCGGTCGCCATGTTGCGGGTGTACTGCTCGTGGCCGGGGCAGTCGGCCACGATGAAGCTGCGCCGCGCCGTATGGAAGTAGCGGTAGGCCACGTCGAT
This window of the Dyella sp. A6 genome carries:
- the cysN gene encoding sulfate adenylyltransferase subunit CysN, whose amino-acid sequence is MTAQTDQAGVNAAADNQERGLLRFITCGSVDDGKSTLLGRLLYDAGMLPDDQLAALERDSKRNHGDTGLLDFSLLTDGLDAERQQGITIDVAYRYFHTARRSFIVADCPGHEQYTRNMATGASTAELAVVLIDARKGVLTQTRRHTYICALLGIRQVVLAVNKMDLMGYDPSVFSAIVDEYRGLASSLGIQSVVAMPVSALLGDNVGRRSAQMPWYDGPTLLEALETADTEVATSAHFRLPVQWVSRPDQSFRGYAGTICGGRVAPGDEVVVQPGNRRARIERVVTADGDLPEAHAGQAVTLTLDRELDASRGDVIATAAHPAPEADQFAAHVLWMGDAALLPNRSYWLKIGTRTVNARVTAIKHKVDVNTQAELAAHRLELNEVGYCNLDVDHAIAFESYADNTVLGGFILIDRQTHATVACGMLDFALHRAANVHWQHTDIDKQTRGLSKGQQPRCLWFTGLSGAGKSTIANLLERRLHALGYHTYLLDGDNLRHGLNRDLGFTAEARVENVRRVAEVAHLMADAGLIVLVCVISPFRSERRFARELFDKGEFVEVFVDTPLEECERRDPKGLYRKARAGEISNFTGIDSPYEQPETPEVHLHTSGQRTEQLVEQLSAYLLEPASKG
- a CDS encoding alpha-ketoglutarate-dependent dioxygenase AlkB family protein, translated to MFEFTVSWIRLDLPGADVTLAADWLPAPEADALFKQLRADIPWETHRLRMFGREVASPRLSCWIGDAGASYTYSGRRFEPRAWPASLLALRQRIEQACGARFNSVLANLYRDGHDSMGWHSDDEPELGPQPLIASLSLGAERRFRFRRRRARGEASQPGDACEWRLPHGSLLRMAGDTQRLYRHDLPAMRRVDAPRINLTFRLIAPR